The following coding sequences are from one Corallococcus caeni window:
- a CDS encoding MATE family efflux transporter has translation MPPEAAEPSLPSSPPARGIRGELRALLNLAIPLCIAQAGQSLMSVTDTFIVGRAGTSALAAVGLSHALFFAVSSFGMGLMMGVDPLVSQAIGAGSPRRARDVLWQGVWLSAFVGVVLWAVLITAPAGLPWVGVAEEQIVQVRAFLHFRAPSLPLMLIFLTVRAYLQAIGMPRPLVVSAVLANVLNVMLVPLFVFGGASLPEWAGPLTHVPAMGAAGAALSTLLCTAMEVLIVARAVQAIPVPGTPSRKPVKADQLRAFRVGLPIGLHIAAEVGVFALAGVLAAKLGTVSVSAHQIALSFASLTFTMALGIGNAGSVRVGWAVGAHDTPQARRSGLMAFALGAVVMSLGGLVFALFPRGLAKLAGAPEEVLPLLLPLLMVSAIFQVFDGVQGVGAGVLRGAGQTRFTFVANIVGHYAVGLPLTLLLGFHLGMGVLGIWWGLCAGLITVAAAVLWRFWRVSAGTLRPLEG, from the coding sequence ATGCCGCCCGAAGCCGCTGAACCCTCCCTGCCGTCCTCCCCCCCGGCCCGCGGCATCCGGGGGGAGCTGCGCGCCCTGCTGAACCTGGCCATCCCCCTGTGCATCGCGCAGGCGGGCCAGTCCCTCATGAGTGTGACGGACACCTTCATCGTCGGCCGGGCGGGCACGTCCGCCCTGGCGGCGGTGGGCCTGAGCCACGCCCTCTTCTTCGCCGTCAGCAGCTTCGGCATGGGGCTGATGATGGGCGTGGACCCGCTGGTGTCCCAGGCGATTGGCGCCGGCAGCCCGCGCCGCGCCCGGGACGTGCTCTGGCAGGGCGTGTGGCTGTCCGCCTTCGTGGGCGTGGTGCTGTGGGCGGTGCTCATCACCGCCCCGGCGGGCCTGCCGTGGGTGGGCGTGGCGGAGGAGCAGATCGTCCAGGTGCGCGCCTTCCTGCACTTCCGCGCGCCCAGCCTGCCCCTGATGCTCATCTTCCTCACGGTGCGCGCGTACCTGCAGGCCATCGGGATGCCCCGGCCGCTGGTGGTGTCCGCCGTGCTGGCCAACGTGCTCAACGTGATGCTGGTGCCGCTGTTCGTCTTCGGCGGCGCGTCACTGCCCGAGTGGGCGGGGCCGCTCACCCACGTGCCGGCCATGGGCGCGGCGGGCGCGGCGCTGTCCACGCTGTTGTGCACGGCGATGGAGGTGCTCATCGTCGCGCGGGCGGTGCAGGCCATCCCCGTGCCGGGCACGCCGTCGCGCAAGCCGGTGAAGGCGGACCAGCTCCGGGCCTTCAGGGTGGGGCTGCCCATTGGCCTGCACATCGCGGCGGAGGTGGGCGTCTTCGCGCTCGCGGGCGTGCTGGCCGCGAAGCTGGGGACGGTGAGCGTGAGCGCGCACCAGATTGCCCTCTCCTTCGCCAGCCTCACCTTCACCATGGCGCTGGGCATTGGCAACGCGGGCAGCGTGCGGGTGGGCTGGGCCGTGGGCGCGCATGACACGCCGCAGGCCCGGCGCAGCGGGCTGATGGCCTTCGCCCTGGGCGCGGTGGTGATGTCGCTCGGCGGTCTGGTGTTCGCGCTCTTCCCCCGGGGCCTGGCGAAGCTGGCCGGAGCCCCGGAGGAGGTGCTGCCGCTCCTGCTGCCCCTGCTGATGGTGAGCGCCATCTTCCAGGTCTTCGACGGCGTGCAGGGCGTGGGCGCGGGCGTGCTGCGCGGCGCCGGCCAGACGCGCTTCACCTTCGTGGCCAACATCGTGGGCCACTACGCCGTGGGCCTGCCCCTGACCCTGCTCCTGGGCTTCCACCTGGGCATGGGCGTGCTGGGCATCTGGTGGGGCCTGTGCGCGGGGCTCATCACCGTGGCCGCCGCCGTGCTGTGGCGCTTCTGGCGCGTCAGCGCCGGCACCCTGCGGCCCCTGGAGGGCTGA
- a CDS encoding beta-propeller domain-containing protein → MRWSLFGTVGLTLLAVGCGGGGNKAPDGLDNEPVQQSLKLESFNECAALERYIEDTATKQMRASLEQQKPGYWDRFGRGRGGVVFGPMPAEDSAGGGNVTSGGGSQAPKDSTGTNNQVEGVHESDFVQNDGTRIFVLSGNRLYAHRSWPAEQLTLASTLEVEGWPREMLLDEHQRLVIISQVAQSLPGVPAKTNGGVGGGMAPIADIACYGFGCGYYNADSTKVTTVDVSDVAHPTVVDQVYLPGVFNQARRVDSNVRLVLSDAFRWPEDVKFWVDYSEDLYRDEDKLTQAIDALIKSNEKSIRANTLDQWLPAGRHVDAAGVTTALPTSCGDFYRSNAPSALGFVTVASLDLDARTAAPGRTSLVAEPGTVYASKQSLYLAHPHYWWWPLPGQKDFTYLHKFDLSQPGRAVYAGSGTVEGTPVNQFALDEYEGVLRMATTVTTRLPEPEHEDWWWGRTTTASRVTTLGVKDGHLTELGRSEDLADGERIFSARFVGNRGYVVTFLQVDPLFTFDLSDPAHPRKVGELKVPGFSTYMHPVGDHHLLTLGIHREPNGGCCGTSTLKLSLFDVGDLEHPTEVSTQLVGQAYGWSEALYEHKAFNYFAAKGLVAIPFTDYSGSYSSPENYWQGFRTELRVFRVDLAAGLSPVGAVPMSDLFKSAGMPQWSYYYVPDVRRSVMADDYVYAISDAGVRVSKVDSLQTPLVTVPFQASTP, encoded by the coding sequence ATGCGTTGGAGTCTTTTCGGAACGGTGGGGCTCACGCTCCTGGCGGTGGGGTGCGGCGGCGGGGGGAACAAGGCGCCGGACGGCCTGGACAACGAACCGGTGCAGCAGTCGCTGAAGCTGGAGTCCTTCAACGAGTGCGCGGCGCTGGAGCGGTACATCGAGGACACCGCGACGAAGCAGATGCGCGCGAGCCTGGAGCAGCAGAAGCCCGGCTATTGGGACCGCTTCGGCCGGGGGCGCGGCGGCGTCGTCTTCGGCCCGATGCCCGCGGAGGACTCGGCGGGCGGCGGGAACGTGACGTCCGGCGGCGGCAGCCAGGCGCCCAAGGACTCCACCGGCACCAACAACCAGGTGGAGGGTGTGCACGAGTCCGACTTCGTGCAGAACGACGGCACGCGCATCTTCGTGCTGTCGGGCAACCGGCTGTACGCGCACCGCTCGTGGCCCGCGGAGCAGCTCACGCTGGCCTCGACGCTGGAGGTGGAGGGCTGGCCCCGGGAGATGCTGCTCGACGAGCACCAGCGGCTGGTCATCATCTCGCAGGTGGCCCAGTCACTGCCGGGCGTCCCGGCGAAGACGAACGGAGGGGTGGGCGGAGGCATGGCCCCCATCGCGGACATCGCCTGCTACGGCTTCGGCTGCGGCTACTACAACGCCGACAGCACCAAGGTGACCACGGTGGACGTGTCGGACGTGGCGCACCCCACGGTGGTGGATCAGGTCTACCTGCCCGGCGTCTTCAACCAGGCGCGCCGCGTGGACAGCAACGTGCGGCTGGTGCTGTCGGACGCGTTCCGCTGGCCGGAGGACGTGAAGTTCTGGGTGGACTACTCGGAGGACCTCTACAGGGACGAGGACAAGCTCACCCAGGCCATCGACGCGCTCATCAAGAGCAACGAGAAGAGCATCCGCGCCAACACGCTGGACCAGTGGCTGCCCGCGGGCCGGCACGTGGACGCGGCGGGCGTGACGACGGCGCTGCCCACGTCCTGCGGTGACTTCTACCGGAGCAACGCGCCGTCCGCGCTGGGCTTCGTGACGGTGGCCTCGCTGGACCTGGACGCGCGCACCGCGGCGCCGGGGCGCACCAGCCTGGTGGCGGAGCCGGGCACGGTGTACGCGTCCAAGCAGTCGCTGTACCTGGCGCACCCGCATTACTGGTGGTGGCCGCTGCCCGGGCAGAAGGACTTCACCTACCTGCACAAGTTCGACCTGAGCCAGCCGGGCCGCGCGGTGTACGCGGGCTCCGGCACGGTGGAGGGCACGCCCGTCAACCAGTTCGCCCTGGATGAATACGAGGGCGTGCTGCGCATGGCCACCACGGTGACGACGCGCCTCCCGGAGCCCGAGCACGAGGACTGGTGGTGGGGCCGCACCACCACGGCCAGCCGCGTGACGACGCTGGGCGTGAAGGACGGCCACCTGACGGAGCTGGGCCGCAGCGAGGACCTGGCCGACGGCGAGCGCATCTTCAGCGCGCGCTTCGTGGGCAACCGCGGCTACGTCGTCACCTTCCTCCAGGTGGATCCGCTCTTCACCTTCGACCTGAGCGACCCCGCCCACCCGCGCAAGGTGGGCGAGCTGAAGGTGCCCGGCTTCTCCACGTACATGCACCCGGTGGGCGACCACCACCTGCTGACGCTGGGCATCCACCGGGAGCCCAACGGCGGCTGCTGCGGCACGAGCACGCTGAAGCTGTCCCTCTTCGACGTGGGCGACCTGGAGCACCCGACGGAGGTCTCCACGCAGCTGGTGGGCCAGGCCTACGGCTGGAGCGAGGCCCTCTACGAGCACAAGGCCTTCAACTACTTCGCGGCCAAGGGGCTGGTGGCCATCCCGTTCACGGACTACTCCGGGTCCTACTCGTCCCCGGAGAACTACTGGCAGGGCTTCCGCACGGAGCTGCGCGTGTTCCGCGTGGACTTGGCGGCGGGCCTCTCCCCGGTGGGCGCGGTGCCCATGTCGGACCTGTTCAAGTCCGCGGGGATGCCCCAGTGGAGCTACTACTACGTGCCGGACGTGCGCCGCAGCGTGATGGCGGATGACTACGTCTACGCCATCAGCGACGCGGGCGTGCGCGTGTCGAAGGTGGACAGCCTCCAGACGCCGCTGGTCACGGTGCCGTTCCAGGCCAGCACGCCCTGA
- a CDS encoding TIGR02266 family protein, whose amino-acid sequence MMTPGFSPRPRDLVFVVDDSRTARDVMRLHLSRMGCDVVGLEGADACLAELAQRTPALILMDLHLEKLQGDEACRAVKAHPAGRNVPVVMFTAADEPHEVMHCGRAGADDFLPKPVSQEALAAKVAAVRLSRERAWTGPPRGRGVLLVEGGRFLHTFLGGALEHEGLHVLYAKDLDDAATQAVAQGERLDGFVVDVSRLPREALALATRLREQFPRKPLVLMSRVEEAPDVLARAEELSGAPLLLKRQLGADELLAKVMARLSPGTVPLRAAERVPFFTVVEFNTQGGPSLSGFSHDASPQGLFVRTLTPAREGSRLSLRLVMAGQRTPCEAQAVVAWCNPPGMGSAFRSQTGMGLRLEGMDAQLQQRFVRFVPQTLGFPTAGPVRASGF is encoded by the coding sequence ATGATGACCCCCGGCTTTTCTCCCCGCCCGAGAGACCTGGTCTTCGTGGTGGACGACTCGCGGACGGCGCGGGACGTGATGCGGCTGCACCTGTCGCGCATGGGCTGCGACGTGGTGGGGCTGGAGGGGGCGGATGCGTGCCTGGCGGAGCTCGCGCAGCGGACGCCGGCGCTGATCCTGATGGACCTGCACCTGGAGAAGCTCCAGGGGGACGAGGCCTGCCGCGCGGTGAAGGCGCACCCCGCCGGGCGCAACGTGCCGGTGGTGATGTTCACCGCCGCGGACGAGCCGCATGAGGTGATGCACTGCGGGCGCGCGGGCGCGGACGACTTCCTGCCCAAGCCGGTGAGCCAGGAGGCGCTGGCGGCGAAGGTGGCCGCGGTGCGCCTGTCGCGCGAGCGCGCCTGGACGGGCCCGCCGCGTGGGCGGGGCGTGCTGCTGGTGGAGGGCGGCCGCTTCCTGCACACCTTCCTGGGCGGAGCGCTGGAGCACGAGGGGCTGCACGTGCTCTACGCCAAGGACCTGGACGACGCGGCGACGCAGGCCGTGGCCCAGGGCGAGCGGCTGGACGGCTTCGTGGTGGACGTGTCGCGGCTGCCGCGCGAGGCCCTGGCGCTGGCCACGCGCCTGCGCGAGCAGTTCCCGCGCAAGCCGCTGGTCCTGATGTCGCGCGTGGAGGAGGCGCCGGACGTGCTGGCGCGCGCGGAGGAGCTGAGCGGCGCGCCGCTGCTGCTCAAGCGGCAGCTGGGCGCGGACGAGCTGCTGGCGAAGGTGATGGCTCGCCTGTCGCCGGGCACGGTGCCGCTGAGGGCCGCGGAGCGCGTGCCCTTCTTCACCGTGGTGGAGTTCAACACGCAGGGCGGCCCCTCGCTCAGCGGCTTCAGCCACGACGCCAGCCCCCAGGGCCTCTTCGTGCGCACGCTCACGCCCGCGCGCGAGGGCTCGCGGCTGTCCCTGCGCCTGGTGATGGCCGGGCAGCGCACGCCCTGCGAGGCGCAGGCGGTGGTGGCGTGGTGCAACCCGCCCGGGATGGGCAGCGCGTTCCGCTCGCAGACGGGCATGGGCCTGCGGCTGGAGGGCATGGACGCGCAGCTGCAGCAGCGCTTCGTGCGCTTCGTGCCCCAGACCCTCGGTTTTCCCACCGCGGGTCCGGTGCGCGCCTCAGGTTTCTGA
- a CDS encoding Hsp70 family protein: MQEPVIGIDLGTTNSVVATVEDGRPRLIPSRSGGRLTPSVVGLTRAGDRLVGQPAQALAEEHPDAVVWATKRFLGRRYTPELVQQAKAVVPYPLVAGPTGDVRVKLSGRVLPVAQVSAFILGELRLDAQAHFGRDVRKCVITVPANFDDNQRQATREAAAIAGLEVVRLVNEPTAAALAYGLSRGFEGSALVFDLGGGTFDVSILDVKAGVFEVKATGGDHALGGEDFDQRIVQWLLAQVEDSFQEAVSKDAQSLRRLKVAAEAAKRELTESEEATISVSGLGDHTSGAKRFTEINTALTRSFFETLSEPLSRRCLDVCKSVMAEARMDPRSVDVVLLVGGMTRVPLVRRLVADFFGRAPSTDVHPDEAVALGAAVQADELIRQAGQALLLDVASQSLGVGVMGGRVKRLIPKNTGVPVVARDIFFPGTSGQAEARIPVYQGESEFQDENHKLGEVVLKNLHVAARGETPLEVVFELSGEGILAVKATDLTSGHMELVRLEARATLPQGEAEKLGQEQSHYAQAQGVVDARKAEETFRKLLERGEKLARLLQQSARENPSPEAESAVGTVQQLLVGGKDALAAGDAAQCALIARQLTKLLSGRAEPRG, translated from the coding sequence ATGCAAGAACCTGTCATCGGCATCGACCTGGGCACCACCAACAGCGTCGTGGCGACCGTGGAAGACGGCCGTCCGCGCCTCATCCCCTCGCGCTCGGGAGGACGCCTCACGCCCTCGGTGGTGGGCCTCACCCGGGCGGGCGACCGCCTGGTGGGGCAGCCGGCCCAGGCCCTGGCGGAGGAGCACCCGGACGCGGTGGTGTGGGCCACCAAGCGCTTCCTGGGCCGCCGCTACACGCCGGAGCTGGTGCAGCAGGCGAAGGCGGTGGTGCCCTACCCACTGGTGGCCGGCCCCACGGGCGACGTGCGCGTGAAGCTGTCCGGCCGCGTGCTGCCCGTGGCGCAGGTGTCCGCCTTCATCCTGGGCGAGCTGCGCCTGGACGCGCAGGCGCACTTCGGGCGCGACGTGCGCAAGTGCGTCATCACCGTCCCCGCGAACTTCGACGACAACCAGCGCCAGGCCACGCGTGAGGCGGCGGCCATCGCGGGGCTGGAGGTGGTGCGGCTGGTCAACGAGCCCACCGCGGCGGCGCTGGCGTACGGCCTGTCGCGCGGCTTCGAGGGCAGCGCGCTGGTGTTCGACCTGGGCGGCGGCACCTTCGACGTGTCCATCCTGGACGTGAAGGCGGGCGTCTTCGAGGTGAAGGCCACCGGCGGCGACCACGCGCTGGGCGGCGAGGACTTTGATCAGCGCATCGTCCAGTGGCTGCTCGCGCAGGTGGAGGACTCCTTCCAGGAGGCGGTCTCCAAGGACGCGCAGTCGCTCAGGCGCCTGAAGGTGGCGGCGGAGGCGGCCAAGCGCGAGCTGACCGAGTCCGAGGAGGCCACCATCTCCGTGTCCGGCCTGGGCGACCACACCTCCGGCGCGAAGCGCTTCACGGAGATCAACACCGCGCTCACGCGCAGCTTCTTCGAGACGCTGTCGGAGCCGCTGTCGCGCCGGTGCCTGGACGTCTGCAAGAGCGTGATGGCGGAAGCGCGCATGGATCCGCGCTCGGTGGACGTGGTGCTGCTGGTGGGCGGCATGACGCGCGTCCCGCTGGTGCGCCGGCTGGTTGCGGACTTCTTCGGCCGCGCGCCCTCCACGGACGTGCACCCGGACGAGGCCGTGGCGCTGGGCGCCGCGGTGCAGGCGGACGAGCTCATCCGGCAGGCGGGCCAGGCGCTGCTCCTGGACGTGGCCAGCCAGAGCCTGGGCGTGGGCGTGATGGGGGGCCGGGTGAAGCGGCTCATCCCCAAGAACACGGGCGTGCCGGTGGTGGCGCGCGACATCTTCTTCCCGGGCACCTCCGGCCAGGCCGAGGCGCGCATCCCCGTGTACCAGGGGGAGAGCGAGTTCCAGGACGAGAACCACAAGCTGGGCGAGGTGGTCCTCAAGAACCTGCACGTCGCCGCGCGCGGGGAGACGCCGCTGGAGGTCGTCTTCGAACTGTCCGGCGAGGGCATCCTCGCGGTGAAGGCCACCGACCTGACCTCCGGCCACATGGAGCTGGTGCGCCTGGAGGCGCGGGCCACCCTGCCGCAGGGCGAGGCGGAGAAGCTGGGCCAGGAGCAGTCCCACTACGCCCAGGCGCAGGGCGTGGTGGACGCGCGCAAGGCGGAGGAGACCTTCCGCAAGCTGCTGGAGCGCGGGGAGAAGCTCGCCCGCCTGCTCCAGCAGAGCGCCCGGGAGAACCCCAGCCCGGAGGCCGAGTCCGCCGTGGGCACCGTGCAGCAGCTGCTGGTGGGCGGCAAGGACGCGCTGGCCGCCGGTGACGCCGCGCAGTGCGCCCTGATTGCCCGTCAGCTCACGAAGCTTCTGTCCGGTCGCGCCGAGCCCCGAGGCTGA
- the atpH gene encoding ATP synthase F1 subunit delta, which produces MVNVSIARRYARAILDVAAEGNRTDAVAEQLNAFAAVVGQSPDLSDVLLNPAYSRAQRNSVVEALLKAMPSPAEPALANALRLLVDRNRLGYLPDIARLYRDMADARAGRIRGQVTSAAPLSPDAVSRLQQSLQQLTQRNVVLETKVDPSVLGGVAAQVGGTLYDGTLRTQLEEMRRQLK; this is translated from the coding sequence ATGGTGAACGTCTCCATCGCCCGCCGCTACGCCCGCGCCATCCTCGACGTCGCAGCGGAAGGCAACCGCACCGACGCCGTCGCGGAGCAGCTCAACGCCTTCGCCGCCGTCGTGGGCCAGAGCCCCGACCTGTCGGACGTGCTGCTCAACCCCGCCTACAGCCGCGCCCAGCGCAACAGCGTGGTGGAGGCCCTGCTCAAGGCCATGCCCTCCCCCGCGGAGCCCGCGCTGGCCAACGCGCTGCGCCTGCTGGTGGACCGCAACCGCCTGGGCTACCTGCCCGACATCGCCCGGCTCTACCGCGACATGGCGGATGCCCGCGCGGGCCGCATCCGGGGCCAGGTCACCAGCGCCGCGCCGCTGTCGCCCGACGCCGTCTCCCGCCTCCAGCAGTCGCTCCAGCAGCTCACCCAGCGCAACGTGGTGCTGGAGACCAAGGTGGACCCGTCCGTGCTCGGCGGCGTGGCCGCCCAGGTCGGTGGCACCCTCTACGACGGCACCCTGCGCACCCAGCTGGAAGAGATGCGCCGTCAGCTGAAGTAG
- a CDS encoding PAS domain-containing sensor histidine kinase, with amino-acid sequence MPQPVFQRLPGALPSPGIPEETLPFLGALLNAPGWGVALVDGDSRLVWMNDLLAQLCGRPSALCVGRFLSEAWPGLAPPLSPLLARAQSGERVAEELVQGRFGEVGTLRHLTVSAMPAGPAGVMLLLRDTSARLREEAALRASEEHMRSIVEISCDGYFFHDRGQFLEISPGLGRLLGYYETAELIGRSILDCVAPEFRAPARDVMERGVEAPYELAVLHRDGRRIPVEVMGRHATFQGRAVRMGAVWDVSIRKAAEERLMRMEHFRDQFLDAAGDGFKAPLQMLHCDVLALQHAPSLPDGLTEQVGRVGQGVRRVERLIRQLLDFTRARLSNGLPVHPAPVHLGQLAERVVADRRTAHPGRDLRLVTGGDLKGTWDGERLFQLMDALVGNALHHGPVSSSVVLQLQGRWDGVTVQVHDPDCRVPPEYQGTLFEPFKHRAVCAADDGLGLSLFIVRQIALAHGGRISVESGAADGTRFIVWLPREDAPSTSGP; translated from the coding sequence ATGCCGCAGCCTGTGTTCCAACGGCTTCCCGGAGCCCTTCCGTCCCCGGGGATTCCCGAGGAGACCCTGCCCTTCCTGGGAGCGCTGCTCAACGCGCCGGGTTGGGGGGTGGCGCTGGTGGACGGCGACTCCCGCCTCGTGTGGATGAACGACCTGCTGGCGCAGCTTTGCGGCCGGCCGTCGGCGCTCTGCGTGGGGCGCTTCCTGTCGGAGGCGTGGCCGGGGCTGGCGCCGCCCCTGTCGCCGCTGCTCGCGCGGGCGCAGTCCGGTGAGCGCGTGGCGGAGGAGCTGGTGCAGGGCCGCTTCGGCGAGGTGGGCACGCTGCGCCACCTCACCGTGAGCGCGATGCCGGCGGGCCCGGCGGGCGTGATGCTGCTCCTGCGGGACACCTCCGCGCGCCTGCGCGAGGAGGCGGCGCTGCGCGCGAGCGAGGAGCACATGCGCTCCATCGTGGAGATCTCCTGCGACGGGTACTTCTTCCACGACCGCGGGCAGTTCCTGGAGATCAGCCCCGGCCTGGGGCGCCTGCTGGGCTACTACGAGACGGCGGAGCTGATCGGCCGGAGCATCCTGGACTGCGTGGCGCCGGAGTTCCGCGCCCCCGCCCGCGACGTGATGGAGCGCGGCGTGGAGGCCCCGTACGAGCTGGCGGTGCTCCACCGCGACGGCCGCCGCATCCCCGTGGAGGTCATGGGCAGGCACGCGACGTTCCAGGGCCGCGCGGTGCGCATGGGCGCGGTGTGGGACGTGAGCATCCGCAAGGCCGCCGAGGAGCGCCTGATGCGGATGGAGCACTTCCGCGACCAGTTCCTGGACGCGGCGGGGGACGGCTTCAAGGCCCCGCTCCAGATGCTCCACTGCGACGTGCTCGCGCTCCAGCACGCTCCGTCCCTGCCGGACGGCCTGACCGAGCAGGTGGGGCGGGTGGGCCAGGGCGTGCGCCGGGTGGAACGGCTGATCCGCCAGCTGCTGGACTTCACCCGCGCCCGGCTGTCCAACGGCCTGCCCGTGCACCCCGCCCCCGTCCACCTGGGACAGCTGGCGGAGCGCGTGGTGGCGGACCGGCGCACCGCCCACCCGGGCCGCGACCTGCGGCTCGTCACCGGCGGCGACCTGAAGGGCACCTGGGACGGCGAGCGCCTCTTCCAGCTGATGGACGCGCTGGTGGGCAACGCCCTGCACCACGGCCCGGTGTCCTCCTCCGTGGTGCTCCAACTTCAGGGGCGCTGGGACGGCGTGACGGTCCAGGTGCATGACCCGGACTGCCGGGTGCCGCCGGAGTACCAGGGCACCCTCTTCGAGCCGTTCAAGCACCGCGCCGTCTGCGCCGCGGACGACGGGCTGGGGCTGTCGCTCTTCATCGTGAGGCAGATCGCCCTGGCCCACGGCGGGCGCATCTCCGTGGAGTCGGGGGCGGCGGACGGCACCCGCTTCATCGTGTGGCTGCCCCGCGAGGACGCCCCCTCCACGTCCGGCCCCTGA
- the atpA gene encoding F0F1 ATP synthase subunit alpha — protein MEIRADEISRIIREQIKDYGKKVTVAETGTVLSVGDGIARVYGLEGALAGELVEFSNAVQGLVLNLEEDNVGVAIMGDFKDIREGDVVKRTGQIASVPVGKGLLGRVVNALGQPLDGKGPIESTEQRRLEVKAPGIVKRKSVHEPLQTGIKALDALVPVGRGQRELIIGDRQTGKTAVAVDAIINQKGLGVYCVYVAIGQKQSTVAQVVEKLNKYGAMEYTVVVAANASDPAPMQYFAPYAGVAIGEYFRDNKMHGLIVYDDLSKQAVAYRQLSLLLRRPPGREAYPGDVFYIHSRLLERAAKLSDEEGAGSLTALPIIETQAGDVSAYIPTNVISITDGQIFLETDLFFSGVRPAINVGLSVSRVGSAAQIKAMKQVAGSMKLELAQYRELAAFAQFGSDLDKATQETLARGARMVELLKQGQYEPLSVERQVIQIYAATNKDDAGKRGWIRQVPVSDVVRWMKEMLEFVDSKYPNIVQDLVAKRELTADIKANINKALAEFNDLFQATPGAKV, from the coding sequence ATGGAAATCCGCGCCGACGAGATCAGCAGAATCATCCGGGAGCAGATCAAGGACTACGGCAAGAAGGTCACCGTCGCCGAGACCGGCACCGTGCTGTCCGTGGGCGACGGTATCGCCCGCGTGTACGGCCTGGAGGGCGCGCTCGCCGGCGAGCTGGTGGAGTTCTCCAACGCCGTGCAGGGCCTGGTCCTCAACCTGGAAGAGGACAACGTCGGCGTCGCCATCATGGGTGACTTCAAGGACATCCGCGAAGGCGATGTCGTGAAGCGCACCGGGCAGATCGCCTCCGTGCCGGTGGGCAAGGGCCTGCTGGGCCGCGTGGTGAACGCGCTGGGCCAGCCGCTGGACGGCAAGGGGCCCATCGAGTCCACCGAGCAGCGCCGCCTGGAGGTGAAGGCGCCCGGCATCGTGAAGCGCAAGTCCGTGCACGAGCCCCTGCAGACGGGCATCAAGGCGCTGGACGCGCTGGTGCCGGTGGGCCGCGGTCAGCGCGAGCTCATCATCGGTGACCGTCAGACGGGCAAGACGGCCGTCGCGGTGGACGCCATCATCAACCAGAAGGGCCTGGGCGTTTACTGCGTCTACGTCGCCATCGGGCAGAAGCAGTCCACCGTGGCGCAGGTGGTGGAGAAGCTGAACAAGTACGGCGCCATGGAGTACACGGTGGTCGTCGCCGCGAACGCGTCCGACCCGGCGCCCATGCAGTACTTCGCGCCGTACGCGGGCGTCGCCATCGGCGAGTACTTCCGCGACAACAAGATGCACGGCCTCATCGTGTACGACGACCTCTCCAAGCAGGCCGTGGCGTACCGCCAGCTGTCCCTGCTCCTGCGCCGCCCGCCGGGCCGCGAGGCGTACCCCGGCGACGTGTTCTACATCCACAGCCGCCTGCTGGAGCGCGCCGCCAAGCTGTCCGACGAGGAGGGCGCGGGCTCCCTCACGGCGCTCCCCATCATCGAGACGCAGGCGGGTGACGTGTCCGCCTACATCCCGACGAACGTCATCTCCATCACCGACGGGCAGATCTTCCTGGAGACGGACCTGTTCTTCTCCGGCGTCCGCCCGGCCATCAACGTGGGCCTTTCCGTGTCGCGCGTGGGTTCCGCGGCGCAGATCAAGGCCATGAAGCAGGTCGCGGGCTCCATGAAGCTGGAGCTGGCGCAGTACCGCGAGCTGGCCGCCTTCGCCCAGTTCGGCTCCGACCTGGACAAGGCCACGCAGGAGACGCTGGCGCGCGGCGCCCGCATGGTGGAGCTGCTCAAGCAGGGCCAGTACGAGCCCCTGTCCGTCGAGCGTCAGGTCATCCAGATCTACGCCGCGACGAACAAGGACGACGCCGGCAAGCGCGGGTGGATCCGCCAGGTGCCGGTGAGTGACGTGGTCCGCTGGATGAAGGAGATGCTGGAGTTCGTGGACAGCAAGTACCCGAACATCGTCCAGGACCTGGTCGCCAAGCGCGAGCTGACCGCCGACATCAAGGCGAACATCAACAAGGCGCTGGCGGAGTTCAACGACCTGTTCCAGGCGACCCCGGGCGCCAAGGTCTAG